Proteins from a single region of Sinorhizobium alkalisoli:
- a CDS encoding MFS transporter: MTNRQSPLAPFSHNTFRTIWTASLASNFGGLIQAVGAAWLMTSISQSVNMVALVQASTSLPIMLFSLVSGALADNFDRRRIMLVAQGFMLAVSALLTASAYFGLVTPWLLLIFTFLIGCGTALNNPSWQASVGDMVPRDDLPAAVALNSMGFNITRTVGPAIGGAIVAAAGAAAAFAVNTISYVAILFALFRWRPTTEVSRLPREALGRAVFAGLRYVAMSPNIGKVLLRGFAFGLSASAILALLPLVARDLVAGGPLTYGIMLGAFGLGAIGGALLSARLREHLSSETIVRCAFSGFALSAIVTAMSTAAWLTALVLTVSGACWVLALSLFNTTVQLSTPRWVVGRALSLYQTATFGGIAGGSWLWGVAAEEYGAANALIGSCLLMLAGIAIGLRFALPEFTSLNLDPLNRFNEPLLALDLKPRSGPIVVMIDYEIAEADIPEFLKTMAERRRIRIRDGAGHWALMRDLENPTTWTETYHVPTWVEYVRHNQRRTQADAAVGDRLTALHRGDKPPRVHRMVERQTIVPEHYERYKRPVEMH; this comes from the coding sequence GTGACGAACCGCCAATCGCCGCTGGCCCCTTTCAGCCACAATACATTCCGCACCATCTGGACCGCCAGCCTCGCCTCCAATTTCGGTGGGCTGATACAGGCGGTCGGCGCCGCCTGGTTGATGACCTCCATCTCCCAGTCGGTCAACATGGTGGCGCTGGTGCAGGCGTCCACCTCGCTGCCGATCATGCTCTTCTCGCTCGTCTCGGGCGCGCTCGCCGACAATTTCGACCGCCGCCGCATCATGCTGGTCGCTCAGGGCTTCATGCTCGCCGTGTCGGCGCTCCTGACGGCCTCGGCCTATTTCGGGCTCGTGACACCCTGGCTGCTGCTCATCTTCACCTTCCTGATCGGCTGCGGCACGGCGCTCAACAATCCGTCCTGGCAAGCCTCGGTCGGCGACATGGTGCCGCGGGACGACCTGCCGGCGGCCGTCGCCCTGAACAGCATGGGCTTCAACATCACCCGCACCGTCGGGCCGGCAATCGGCGGCGCCATTGTTGCGGCGGCCGGAGCCGCCGCCGCCTTCGCCGTGAACACGATCAGCTATGTCGCCATACTCTTCGCCCTTTTCCGCTGGCGCCCCACAACCGAGGTGAGCCGGCTGCCGCGGGAGGCGCTCGGACGGGCGGTATTCGCCGGCCTTCGCTATGTGGCAATGTCGCCCAATATCGGCAAGGTGCTGCTGCGCGGCTTTGCCTTCGGCCTTTCGGCAAGCGCGATCCTGGCGCTCCTGCCGCTGGTGGCGCGCGATCTCGTCGCCGGCGGGCCGCTCACCTACGGCATCATGCTCGGCGCTTTCGGTCTCGGCGCGATCGGCGGCGCGCTGCTGAGCGCGCGGCTTCGGGAACATCTGTCGAGCGAAACCATCGTGCGCTGCGCCTTTTCCGGTTTCGCGCTGAGCGCGATCGTCACCGCGATGAGCACCGCGGCCTGGCTGACCGCGCTCGTGCTCACCGTCTCCGGCGCCTGCTGGGTGCTGGCCCTGTCTCTCTTCAACACCACGGTTCAGCTCTCCACGCCGCGCTGGGTGGTCGGCCGGGCGCTATCGCTCTACCAGACGGCAACATTCGGTGGCATTGCCGGCGGCAGCTGGCTCTGGGGCGTGGCCGCCGAGGAATACGGCGCCGCCAACGCGCTGATCGGCTCCTGTCTGCTCATGCTCGCGGGCATTGCCATCGGCCTGCGCTTCGCGCTGCCGGAATTCACGTCGCTGAACCTCGACCCGCTCAACCGCTTCAACGAGCCGCTGCTCGCGCTCGACCTGAAGCCCCGCAGTGGCCCGATCGTGGTGATGATCGACTACGAGATCGCCGAGGCGGACATTCCCGAATTCCTGAAGACGATGGCGGAGCGGCGGCGCATCCGCATCCGCGACGGTGCCGGCCACTGGGCGCTGATGCGCGACCTTGAGAACCCGACCACCTGGACTGAGACCTACCACGTGCCGACCTGGGTCGAATATGTCCGGCACAACCAGCGCCGCACTCAGGCCGACGCCGCCGTCGGCGACAGGCTGACGGCGCTTCATCGGGGCGACAAGCCACCGCGCGTTCACCGGATGGTCGAGCGCCAGACCATCGTTCCCGAGCATTACGAGCGCTATAAGCGGCCGGTCGAGATGCATTGA
- the rimP gene encoding ribosome maturation factor RimP has protein sequence MSDNASAESANEPRLIVETGLDRRVADIVEPVLVQMGFRLVRVRLSGQNGLTLQVMTERDDGMMTVEDCEEVSKAISPVLDVEDPIDKAYHLEVSSPGIDRPMVRKSDFIRWQGHLMKCETSVMVDGRKRFRGKIVSVDEEGFRLERDQPAYGEEAAVAIPFTALSEARLILTDDLIRDALTADKKAKAARAANENFEDEDKPIE, from the coding sequence TTGTCCGATAATGCATCGGCTGAAAGTGCAAATGAACCGCGGCTGATCGTGGAAACCGGCCTTGACCGGCGTGTTGCCGACATCGTCGAGCCCGTTCTGGTGCAGATGGGCTTCCGGCTGGTGCGCGTGCGGCTCTCCGGCCAGAATGGACTGACGCTGCAGGTCATGACGGAACGCGACGACGGCATGATGACCGTCGAGGATTGCGAAGAAGTCTCCAAGGCGATCTCGCCGGTTCTCGATGTGGAAGATCCCATCGACAAGGCGTATCATCTCGAAGTGTCGTCGCCGGGTATCGACCGGCCGATGGTGCGCAAGTCCGACTTCATCCGCTGGCAGGGTCATCTGATGAAATGCGAGACGTCGGTCATGGTCGACGGGCGCAAGCGTTTCCGCGGCAAGATCGTGTCGGTGGACGAGGAGGGCTTCCGCCTCGAGCGCGACCAGCCCGCCTATGGCGAGGAGGCAGCGGTCGCAATCCCGTTCACCGCCCTTTCGGAAGCGCGGCTGATCCTGACCGACGATCTGATTCGCGATGCGCTGACGGCCGACAAGAAGGCAAAGGCGGCGCGCGCCGCCAACGAAAACTTCGAAGACGAAGACAAACCTATCGAATGA
- the nusA gene encoding transcription termination factor NusA, whose protein sequence is MAVSANRLELLQIADAVAREKVIDREIVLAAMADAIQKAARSRYGSESNIHADINPKTGEIRLQRLLEVVEHAEDYSTQIPLELARDRNPDAKLGDFIADPLPPMDFGRIAAQSAKQVIVQKVREAERDRQYEEFKDRVGEIVNGTVKRVEYGNVIVDLGRGEGIIRRDEMIPREAMRYGDRVRAFVYDVRREQRGPQIFLSRTHPQFMVKLFTMEVPEIYDGIIQIKSVARDPGSRAKIAVVSNDSSIDPVGACVGMRGSRVQAVVGELQGEKIDIIPWSPDPASFIVNALQPAEVTKVVLDEDAERIEVVVPDEQLSLAIGRRGQNVRLASQLTGWDIDILTEQEESERRQKEFNERTQLFMEALDVDEMVGQVLASEGFAEVEEIAYVDLDEISSIEGFDEETATEIQTRAREYLEKIEAEMDARRKELGVADELRGIDGLTSQMLVALGEEGIKTVEDFAGCAADDLVGWTERKDGETKRFEGVFSKLDVTREEAEAMIVQARLAAGWITEEDLAKDEDEPIEVAEGAEQDA, encoded by the coding sequence ATGGCAGTCAGTGCTAACCGGCTCGAACTTCTGCAGATCGCAGATGCTGTGGCACGCGAAAAGGTGATCGACCGGGAGATCGTTCTGGCCGCGATGGCAGATGCGATCCAGAAGGCGGCGCGCTCGCGCTACGGCTCGGAATCGAACATCCACGCCGACATCAACCCGAAGACCGGTGAAATCCGTCTCCAGCGTCTTCTCGAAGTGGTCGAGCATGCCGAGGACTATTCGACCCAGATCCCCCTCGAGCTGGCGCGCGACCGCAATCCGGACGCCAAGCTCGGCGATTTCATCGCCGACCCGCTGCCGCCGATGGATTTCGGCCGCATCGCTGCGCAGTCGGCCAAGCAGGTGATCGTGCAGAAGGTTCGCGAGGCCGAGCGCGATCGCCAGTATGAAGAGTTCAAGGACCGCGTCGGCGAGATTGTCAACGGCACCGTCAAGCGCGTCGAATACGGCAACGTCATCGTCGATCTTGGCCGCGGCGAGGGTATCATCCGCCGCGACGAGATGATCCCGCGCGAGGCCATGCGCTATGGCGACCGCGTGCGCGCCTTCGTTTACGACGTTCGCCGCGAACAGCGCGGGCCGCAGATCTTCCTGTCGCGCACGCATCCGCAGTTCATGGTCAAGCTTTTCACCATGGAAGTGCCGGAAATCTACGACGGCATCATCCAGATCAAGTCGGTCGCCCGCGATCCGGGCTCGCGTGCCAAGATCGCCGTCGTCTCGAACGATTCGTCGATCGATCCGGTCGGCGCCTGCGTCGGCATGCGCGGTTCGCGCGTCCAGGCGGTTGTCGGCGAGCTGCAGGGTGAGAAGATCGACATCATCCCGTGGTCGCCGGATCCGGCGTCCTTCATCGTCAACGCCCTGCAGCCGGCGGAAGTGACCAAGGTCGTCCTCGACGAAGATGCCGAGCGCATCGAGGTCGTGGTACCCGACGAGCAGCTTTCGCTCGCCATCGGCCGCCGCGGACAGAATGTCCGCCTTGCTTCGCAGCTCACCGGCTGGGACATCGACATTCTCACCGAGCAGGAGGAGAGCGAGCGTCGCCAGAAGGAATTCAACGAACGCACTCAACTGTTCATGGAAGCGCTCGACGTCGACGAGATGGTCGGCCAGGTGCTCGCCTCCGAAGGCTTTGCCGAGGTCGAGGAAATCGCCTATGTCGACCTCGATGAGATATCGTCGATCGAAGGTTTCGACGAGGAGACTGCGACGGAGATCCAGACGCGCGCCCGCGAATATCTGGAAAAGATCGAGGCCGAAATGGATGCCAGGCGCAAGGAGCTCGGCGTTGCCGACGAGTTGCGTGGGATCGACGGGCTCACCAGCCAGATGCTGGTGGCGCTCGGCGAGGAAGGCATCAAGACGGTCGAGGATTTCGCCGGCTGCGCCGCCGACGACCTCGTTGGCTGGACCGAGCGCAAGGACGGCGAGACCAAGCGCTTCGAGGGCGTTTTCTCGAAGCTCGACGTCACCCGTGAGGAGGCTGAGGCAATGATCGTCCAGGCCCGTCTGGCGGCCGGCTGGATCACCGAAGAGGACCTGGCCAAGGATGAGGACGAGCCGATCGAAGTCGCCGAAGGCGCCGAGCAGGATGCCTGA
- a CDS encoding RNA-binding protein, which produces MTAATEAGIKPLDILPSDSGPKNRSGSSRTCIVTRESGSPETLIRFVASPDGRVIPDLKRQLPGRGCWVKAERQLIEKAVAKKLFARALRADVKADAALADEVERLLGEQLAGMMNMARKAGQFVTGATKTEQAVRGLAALGVFHAIDAAADGVRKVDKARKAMSFVSEDETEIPAFRPFTVAEMEGLLGSNAFIHAAALAGQAGEGVVKRAMMLEKYRGSVPVRAEGGAGKPQQ; this is translated from the coding sequence ATGACCGCAGCAACCGAGGCCGGGATAAAGCCTTTGGACATTCTGCCCTCGGATAGCGGGCCGAAGAACCGGAGCGGCAGCAGCCGGACCTGCATCGTCACGCGCGAGAGCGGTTCGCCGGAGACGCTGATCCGCTTCGTCGCCAGTCCGGACGGTCGTGTGATCCCGGATCTGAAGCGGCAGCTTCCCGGGCGCGGTTGCTGGGTCAAGGCGGAGCGTCAACTGATCGAGAAGGCCGTGGCGAAGAAGCTCTTCGCCCGCGCCCTTAGGGCCGATGTCAAGGCCGATGCGGCGCTGGCGGACGAAGTGGAAAGGCTGCTCGGCGAGCAGCTCGCCGGCATGATGAACATGGCGCGCAAGGCCGGCCAGTTCGTCACCGGTGCGACGAAGACGGAACAGGCCGTGCGTGGGCTCGCGGCGCTCGGCGTCTTCCACGCGATCGATGCGGCTGCCGACGGCGTCCGCAAGGTCGATAAGGCTCGCAAGGCGATGAGCTTTGTCAGCGAGGACGAAACGGAAATACCAGCCTTCCGCCCCTTCACGGTGGCGGAAATGGAGGGCCTTTTGGGAAGTAATGCTTTTATCCATGCCGCAGCGCTTGCAGGGCAGGCGGGTGAAGGTGTAGTGAAGCGCGCAATGATGCTCGAAAAGTACCGAGGATCCGTCCCGGTCCGGGCCGAAGGCGGCGCTGGCAAGCCACAGCAATGA
- the infB gene encoding translation initiation factor IF-2: protein MTDNKDDKTLSVAGKKTLTLKPSGVQHGTVRQDMGRGRTKAVVVETKRTRGHVTKHKDERPITPVAGTPAARTAEQRPVPPQPAGRPAPQPQPHQPRAEQNRPRVGVVLNDLSAGEMEARRRALAEAQVRDAEEAKRRVEEEARRRREEEERLAREKEEAARRAAEEAARPAGEAVKVEEVAEEGRPVVAERPAGTRPQPARPAPSAPQTPPAALRGRRAGAEEEDERPRPAAGVPRGKVTRPEPAKPAARPKGDEGRRQGKLTLTAAVDEDGSQRGRSLSAMRRRQEKFKRSQMQETREKISREVVLPETITIQELSQRMSERAVDVIKFLMKEGQMMKPGDLIDADMAELIAVEFGHTVKRVSESDVEEGIFNIADVEEDLEARPPIVTIMGHVDHGKTSLLDAIRHANVVAGEAGGITQHIGAYQVEQNGQKITFIDTPGHAAFTAMRARGAQATDIAVLVVAADDSVMPQTIESINHAKAANVPIIVAINKIDKPSADPQKVRTELLQHEVFVESMGGEVLDVEVSAKNHTNLDKLLDAILLQAEILDLKANANRTAEGTVVEAELDRGRGAVATILVQKGTLTPGQIIVAGDQWGRVRALVNDKGEHVKAAGPSTPVEVLGLSGTPAAGDKFAVVESESRAREISEYRQRLAREKAVARQSGSRGSLEQMMSQLQTSGLKEFPLVIKGDVQGSIEAIAGALEKLGTDEVRARIVHSGAGGITESDISLAEASNAAIIGFNVRANKQARDAAERAGIEIRYYNIIYDLVDDVKSAMSGLLSPERRETFLGNAEILEVFNITKVGKVAGCRVTEGKVERGVGVRLVRDNVVIHEGKLKTLKRFKDEVSEVQSGQECGMAFENYEDIRPGDTIECFRVEHVTRTL from the coding sequence ATGACCGACAACAAAGACGACAAGACACTCAGCGTAGCGGGCAAGAAGACGCTGACCCTGAAGCCCTCCGGGGTGCAGCATGGGACGGTACGCCAGGATATGGGCCGCGGTCGCACGAAGGCGGTCGTGGTCGAAACCAAGAGAACGCGCGGCCATGTGACCAAGCACAAGGACGAGCGCCCGATCACGCCGGTCGCCGGAACGCCGGCTGCCCGGACGGCCGAGCAGCGCCCTGTTCCGCCGCAGCCGGCCGGCCGGCCGGCCCCGCAGCCGCAGCCGCATCAGCCCCGCGCGGAGCAGAACCGTCCGCGTGTCGGCGTCGTCCTGAACGATCTGTCGGCAGGCGAAATGGAAGCCCGCCGCCGCGCGCTCGCCGAAGCTCAGGTCCGTGACGCCGAGGAAGCCAAGCGCCGCGTCGAAGAGGAAGCCCGCCGCCGGCGCGAGGAAGAAGAGCGTCTCGCGCGCGAGAAGGAAGAGGCCGCCCGTCGCGCCGCCGAAGAGGCTGCGCGCCCCGCCGGAGAAGCAGTAAAGGTCGAGGAAGTAGCGGAAGAGGGGCGTCCGGTTGTCGCCGAGCGCCCTGCCGGGACGCGCCCGCAGCCGGCACGTCCGGCGCCCTCCGCACCGCAGACGCCGCCGGCCGCCCTTCGTGGCCGCCGTGCCGGCGCTGAGGAAGAGGACGAGCGTCCGCGTCCCGCCGCCGGAGTGCCCCGCGGCAAGGTCACGCGGCCGGAGCCGGCAAAGCCTGCCGCCCGTCCGAAGGGCGACGAAGGTCGCCGCCAGGGCAAGCTGACGCTGACCGCTGCCGTCGACGAAGACGGCAGTCAGCGCGGCCGCTCGCTTTCGGCAATGCGTCGCCGCCAGGAGAAATTCAAGCGCAGCCAGATGCAGGAAACGCGTGAGAAGATCTCGCGTGAAGTCGTCCTGCCGGAGACCATCACGATTCAGGAATTGTCGCAGCGTATGTCGGAGCGCGCCGTCGACGTCATCAAGTTCCTGATGAAGGAAGGCCAGATGATGAAGCCCGGCGATCTGATCGACGCCGATATGGCCGAACTCATCGCGGTCGAATTCGGCCACACCGTCAAGCGCGTCTCCGAGTCCGATGTCGAGGAAGGCATCTTCAACATCGCCGACGTGGAAGAGGATCTGGAGGCGCGGCCGCCGATCGTCACGATCATGGGCCACGTCGACCACGGCAAGACGTCGCTGCTCGACGCGATCCGGCATGCCAACGTGGTGGCCGGTGAAGCGGGTGGCATCACCCAGCACATCGGCGCCTATCAGGTCGAGCAGAACGGGCAGAAGATCACCTTCATCGACACACCCGGCCACGCCGCCTTTACGGCGATGCGCGCCCGCGGCGCTCAGGCGACGGACATTGCCGTCCTGGTCGTCGCGGCCGATGACAGCGTGATGCCGCAGACGATCGAGTCGATCAACCACGCCAAGGCGGCGAATGTGCCGATCATCGTGGCGATCAACAAGATCGACAAGCCGTCGGCGGACCCGCAAAAGGTCCGTACCGAGCTTCTGCAGCATGAGGTCTTCGTCGAGTCCATGGGCGGTGAAGTGCTCGACGTCGAGGTTTCGGCGAAGAACCATACCAACCTCGACAAGCTGCTCGACGCGATCTTGCTGCAGGCGGAAATCCTTGACCTCAAGGCCAATGCGAACCGGACGGCCGAGGGTACCGTGGTGGAAGCCGAGCTCGATCGCGGCCGCGGTGCGGTTGCGACGATTCTCGTCCAGAAGGGAACCCTCACGCCGGGCCAGATCATCGTCGCGGGCGACCAGTGGGGCCGGGTGCGTGCGCTCGTCAATGACAAGGGCGAGCATGTGAAGGCTGCCGGTCCGTCGACCCCGGTCGAAGTCCTCGGCCTCTCCGGTACGCCGGCCGCCGGCGATAAATTCGCCGTCGTCGAAAGCGAAAGCCGTGCCCGCGAGATCTCCGAATATCGCCAGCGGCTTGCCCGTGAGAAGGCGGTCGCCCGCCAGTCCGGCTCGCGCGGTTCGCTCGAGCAGATGATGAGCCAGCTCCAGACCTCCGGCCTCAAGGAGTTCCCGCTGGTCATCAAGGGCGACGTTCAGGGCTCGATCGAAGCGATCGCCGGCGCATTGGAAAAGCTCGGTACGGACGAAGTCCGTGCACGAATCGTGCATTCGGGCGCGGGCGGCATTACCGAGTCGGACATCTCGCTCGCCGAGGCTTCCAACGCCGCGATCATCGGCTTCAACGTCCGCGCCAACAAGCAGGCGCGCGATGCCGCCGAGCGCGCCGGTATCGAGATCCGCTACTACAACATCATCTACGATCTGGTGGATGACGTGAAATCGGCGATGTCCGGTCTGCTCTCGCCTGAGCGGCGCGAAACCTTCCTCGGCAATGCCGAGATCCTGGAGGTGTTCAACATCACCAAGGTCGGCAAGGTCGCGGGCTGCCGCGTCACGGAGGGCAAGGTAGAGCGCGGTGTCGGCGTCCGCCTCGTGCGCGACAACGTCGTCATCCACGAGGGCAAGCTCAAGACGCTCAAGCGCTTCAAGGACGAGGTCTCCGAAGTCCAGTCCGGCCAGGAATGCGGCATGGCCTTCGAAAACTACGAGGACATCCGGCCGGGCGACACGATCGAGTGCTTCCGCGTCGAGCACGTCACGCGGACCCTCTAA